The following proteins are co-located in the Trichormus variabilis 0441 genome:
- a CDS encoding peptidoglycan DD-metalloendopeptidase family protein produces MLKNTPTSDDAPADQFNVVNNQANRRARRQAAMIGLAISMGATSLLVTRQSDQAQAAAPVGSQKAASSIPTATDSELKLASQLQNSRVLSTSVPENPVIMEPTAVSQLPGLEAKWQVLSSGMSVQVPASENITKNIAFHKTTINHQSQLAQGEQTTKPVKEIAAQLNNVNGVTAGQNILPTTQPQALADNTTASDGINAQLKAQQEFALSRLQEKSSRLRKSLAELRSEESKDLSKTTVGLTQPTSLANQLPPLTTNGTVIEQQLTVANGSQDSLATTIKQPQPINIPVQPLTETSASTANTYEVKPGDTLAAIASRYNTSVAELVKVNNLSNPNQLKISQQLIIPGRANNIIAQAPAIISSNSVQYPSTPTVPNFPVDTARVNPSLPVVQPPAIANNDSVPIAVPTPGANSETPVDTIVPLESASAPADTQGVGGNVPIPKAFIEIQRPQQPGKRVARAKGDRLRSLQAEIQRLQAKYRDQQTGNTSAPVVANQNNGIAIPIPVTSPNNFAVTRPISRQQEIAVPIAVPTPLAPNYSDQPVKPQFRATLPVNEPLNPEFLPNNAPRNPSIRRVATPPARLNASESLGRMRGTTVSPNLPPLAAVDQYLPQAIDENVPPPSDSSVALIWPTKGVLTSGYGWRWGRMHRGIDIANAVGTPVFAAADGVVEKSGWNKGGYGNLVDIRHPDGSLTRYAHNSRLLVQAGQQVRQGQQIAAMGSTGFSTGPHTHFEIHKSGKGAINPIAMLPATTSNRI; encoded by the coding sequence GTGTTGAAAAATACCCCTACCAGCGATGATGCCCCGGCAGATCAGTTCAACGTAGTAAACAATCAAGCTAATCGCCGGGCGCGCAGACAAGCGGCAATGATTGGCCTAGCCATATCAATGGGAGCAACCAGCCTTTTGGTGACTCGACAAAGCGATCAAGCCCAAGCGGCTGCGCCTGTGGGTAGCCAAAAGGCAGCCTCAAGCATCCCTACTGCTACTGATTCCGAACTGAAATTAGCTTCACAACTGCAAAATTCCAGAGTTCTATCGACCAGCGTGCCGGAGAACCCAGTTATCATGGAACCAACCGCAGTTTCACAGTTACCTGGACTAGAAGCTAAGTGGCAAGTTTTGTCCAGTGGAATGTCTGTGCAGGTTCCTGCATCAGAAAATATTACTAAAAACATCGCCTTTCATAAAACTACTATCAACCACCAATCTCAACTGGCACAAGGGGAACAAACAACCAAGCCAGTAAAAGAGATAGCAGCACAACTGAACAACGTTAACGGCGTGACTGCTGGGCAAAATATATTACCAACGACTCAACCACAAGCACTAGCTGATAACACAACCGCTAGTGACGGTATTAATGCCCAACTAAAAGCGCAGCAAGAATTTGCGCTCAGTCGTTTACAAGAGAAATCGAGCCGTTTAAGAAAAAGTCTGGCGGAGTTGCGGTCTGAGGAGTCAAAAGATTTATCAAAAACGACTGTTGGGTTAACACAGCCCACAAGTTTAGCTAATCAACTACCACCATTGACCACAAATGGTACAGTAATTGAGCAGCAGTTAACAGTGGCTAATGGTAGCCAAGATAGCCTAGCAACTACCATCAAGCAGCCACAGCCGATTAACATACCAGTACAGCCATTAACTGAAACCTCAGCATCAACTGCAAATACTTACGAAGTTAAGCCCGGAGATACCCTAGCGGCGATCGCCAGCAGATACAATACTTCGGTTGCAGAATTGGTAAAAGTTAATAATCTTAGCAATCCTAACCAATTAAAAATTAGCCAACAACTAATTATTCCTGGTAGAGCAAACAACATCATAGCTCAAGCACCAGCAATAATTAGCTCTAACAGTGTGCAGTACCCCAGCACGCCTACAGTACCTAACTTCCCTGTAGATACTGCTAGAGTCAATCCTAGCTTGCCAGTTGTACAGCCCCCAGCTATAGCTAACAACGACAGTGTGCCTATTGCTGTGCCAACACCAGGTGCTAATAGTGAAACACCAGTTGATACAATTGTTCCCCTAGAATCAGCTTCAGCGCCTGCTGATACCCAAGGGGTGGGTGGTAATGTACCAATACCCAAAGCCTTTATCGAAATACAGCGCCCTCAACAACCTGGAAAGAGAGTAGCCAGAGCAAAAGGCGATCGCTTGCGTAGCTTACAAGCAGAAATCCAAAGATTACAGGCAAAATATCGGGATCAACAGACTGGTAATACATCTGCACCAGTAGTTGCCAATCAAAACAATGGCATTGCTATACCAATTCCCGTTACTAGCCCCAACAATTTTGCAGTAACTAGACCAATTTCCAGACAGCAAGAAATCGCCGTACCAATTGCTGTACCCACACCATTAGCACCAAACTACAGCGACCAACCCGTTAAGCCTCAATTCCGGGCTACGCTCCCCGTAAATGAGCCATTAAATCCGGAATTCCTGCCTAATAACGCCCCTCGGAATCCTTCCATCAGAAGGGTAGCTACACCTCCTGCCCGTCTCAATGCTTCTGAGTCGCTGGGAAGAATGCGAGGAACTACTGTGTCTCCAAACTTGCCACCTTTGGCAGCAGTAGACCAGTACTTACCACAAGCAATCGATGAAAACGTTCCTCCCCCATCAGACTCCTCCGTAGCACTGATTTGGCCAACAAAAGGTGTACTAACCTCTGGCTACGGTTGGCGCTGGGGCAGAATGCACAGAGGTATTGATATCGCTAACGCTGTTGGCACACCAGTTTTCGCCGCAGCCGATGGCGTTGTGGAGAAATCTGGTTGGAATAAAGGCGGTTACGGTAATCTTGTGGATATTCGTCACCCCGATGGCAGCTTGACCCGTTACGCTCACAACAGCAGGCTTTTAGTCCAAGCAGGTCAGCAAGTGCGTCAAGGGCAGCAAATTGCCGCTATGGGTAGCACCGGCTTTAGCACAGGCCCCCACACTCACTTTGAAATCCATAAATCTGGCAAAGGAGCAATAAATCCTATAGCGATGCTACCAGCCACAACCAGTAACCGCATATAG
- the rsmH gene encoding 16S rRNA (cytosine(1402)-N(4))-methyltransferase RsmH, with protein MKSHSAKSLSVEEATFSHLPVLPQEVVTGLAVRSGGHYLDATVGGGGHSRLILEAAPDVRLTAVDQDGDALTAAKKELAEFGEQVKFVRSNFAAYEFPVASFDGVLADLGVSSYHLDTPERGFSFRHQANLDMRMDQRQSLSAADVINDWDEVELANIFFKYGEERLSRRIARRIVEKRPFHTTTELAEAIASSVPPKYRYARIHPATRVFQALRIVVNDELKSLETFLEKAPKALVPGGRIAIISFHSLEDRLVKHGLRNSPSLKVLTKKPIIATEAEIANNPRSRSAKLRIAEKKAEMGQEDN; from the coding sequence ATGAAGTCCCATTCTGCAAAATCTCTCTCTGTTGAAGAAGCAACCTTTTCTCATTTACCTGTACTACCCCAGGAAGTAGTTACAGGTTTAGCTGTACGTTCTGGTGGACATTATCTAGATGCGACAGTGGGAGGTGGTGGTCACAGTCGGTTGATTTTAGAGGCTGCACCAGATGTCAGGCTAACAGCAGTTGATCAAGATGGGGATGCTTTAACCGCCGCGAAGAAAGAACTGGCAGAATTTGGAGAACAGGTAAAGTTTGTGCGGAGTAATTTTGCTGCTTATGAGTTCCCCGTTGCTAGTTTTGATGGTGTGCTGGCGGATTTGGGTGTGAGTTCTTATCACCTAGATACCCCAGAACGGGGTTTTAGCTTTCGTCATCAAGCAAATCTAGATATGCGGATGGATCAAAGACAATCTCTCAGCGCCGCCGATGTCATTAATGATTGGGACGAAGTTGAGTTGGCAAATATTTTCTTCAAATATGGTGAAGAAAGACTCTCACGACGCATTGCTAGACGGATTGTGGAAAAGCGTCCTTTTCACACAACTACAGAATTAGCTGAGGCGATCGCTTCTTCTGTTCCTCCCAAATACCGTTACGCTAGGATTCATCCTGCTACCCGTGTATTTCAAGCGTTGCGAATTGTCGTCAATGATGAATTAAAATCCCTAGAAACTTTTCTAGAAAAAGCACCCAAAGCTCTTGTACCTGGCGGCAGAATTGCCATTATTAGTTTTCATAGCCTGGAAGACCGTTTGGTAAAACACGGTTTAAGAAATTCCCCTTCATTAAAGGTTTTAACGAAAAAACCCATTATCGCTACTGAAGCTGAGATTGCTAATAATCCGCGATCGCGTTCTGCCAAACTCAGGATAGCAGAGAAGAAAGCGGAGATGGGGCAAGAAGATAACTAA